Proteins co-encoded in one Brassica oleracea var. oleracea cultivar TO1000 chromosome C4, BOL, whole genome shotgun sequence genomic window:
- the LOC106337411 gene encoding multiple organellar RNA editing factor 6, mitochondrial-like, whose product MAKALSRSTASRVANRLFSTSRSAAPSPLPSHSTLISRRSTPTLFHAIGFIPNSTRLTTIRTRMDRSGGSYSPLNSGSNFSGRAPTEMAPLFPGCDYEHWLIVMDKPGGENATRQQMIDCYVQTLAKIVGSEEEAKRKIYNVSCERYFGFGCEIDEETSNKLEGIPGVLFVLPDSYVDPEYKDYGAELFVNGEVVPRPPERQRKMVELTTHRSSDRPNKYNDRTRNVRRRENMR is encoded by the exons ATGGCGAAAGCCCTATCCCGCTCCACCGCATCACGCGTCGCCAACCGTCTCTTTTCAACCTCCAGATCCGCCGCTCCTTCTCCCCTACCTTCTCACTCTACCCTCATTTCCCGTCGATCGACACCGACTCTGTTCCATGCCATCGGATTCATCCCCAATTCGACCCGCCTGACAACGATCCGAACCCGGATGGATAGGTCCGGTGGATCGTACTCGCCTCTTAACTCCGGGTCCAATTTCAGCGGCCGAGCACCAACAGAGATGGCGCCGCTGTTCCCTGGCTGCGACTACGAGCATTGGCTCATCGTCATGGACAAGCCCGGCGGCGAAAACGCGACTAGACAGCAAATGATCGATTGCTATGTTCAAACCCTTGCCAAAATTGTCGGAAG CGAGGAAGAAGCTAAGAGGAAGATCTACAACGTTTCTTGCGAGAGGTATTTTGGGTTCGGTTGTGAGATTGATGAAGAGACATCAAACAAACTCGAAG GGATTCCTGGTGTTCTCTTCGTGCTTCCTGACTCTTACGTTGATCCAGAGTACAAAGATTACGGAG CTGAGTTGTTTGTGAATGGAGAAGTGGTTCCGCGTCCTCCAGAGAGACAGAGGAAGATGGTGGAGTTAACCACTCACAGAAGCTCGGATAGACCCAACAAGTACAATGACAGAACCAGGAATGTCCGACGGAGAGAGAATATGCGTTAA
- the LOC106336955 gene encoding protein HAIKU1-like has translation MDGPRQNDHLGVNKIGKNIRKSPLHQPNFGANANAAAAARPQGQPQVYNISKTDFRSMVQQLTGSPSRESLPRPPPQNSSPKPQSTRLQRIRPPPLTQINQPAVPHPTMAPLQHHPHGYVSGPPPQPRLLQGTQQHQQQPMMGRGDQFWSNTAESPISGYMRYLQSSLGDAAPSGNQMQPGHEHRPYIPAQEHRPYMPPHEHRPYMQPHEHRPYMPAQPPSQPQPYMPAQAQPQAQPHMMPGSQPRMNMQGPLPPPGLVPSPAPRNLPSQPQFNGPVPGTPTLPSPRFNQMYGGFPSPRYNGFGPLNSPTSQFAPPSPTGYPNMFSPRSPYPLLSPGVQYPQPLTPNFSFSQLAQSENQGPGAGTGPPQPPPSPGLMYPLSPGFFPSPRWGNY, from the coding sequence ATGGATGGGCCTCGACAGAATGATCATTTGGGTGTGAACAAGATTGGGAAGAACATCAGGAAGAGTCCTCTTCACCAGCCCAACTTCGGTGCCAATGCTAATGCTGCCGCTGCTGCGAGGCCTCAAGGGCAGCCTCAGGTTTATAACATAAGCAAGACCGACTTCAGAAGTATGGTTCAGCAGCTGACTGGCTCTCCGTCGCGTGAGAGTCTCCCTCGCCCTCCTCCGCAGAACAGCTCACCAAAGCCTCAGAGCACGCGGTTGCAGAGGATTAGACCACCACCCTTGACGCAGATCAACCAGCCTGCGGTTCCGCACCCTACCATGGCTCCTCTGCAACATCATCCTCACGGATACGTTAGTGGGCCTCCACCACAACCGCGTTTGCTACAAGGCACACAACAACATCAACAACAGCCAATGATGGGTCGAGGGGACCAGTTTTGGTCTAATACAGCTGAGTCTCCCATCTCAGGGTATATGCGTTACCTTCAAAGCTCACTTGGAGATGCAGCTCCTAGTGGTAACCAGATGCAGCCAGGTCATGAACATCGCCCATATATACCGGCTCAAGAACATCGCCCATATATGCCACCTCATGAACATCGCCCTTATATGCAACCTCATGAACATCGGCCTTATATGCCAGCTCAGCCTCCGTCTCAACCTCAGCCTTATATGCCAGCTCAGGCTCAGCCACAGGCACAACCACATATGATGCCTGGATCGCAACCTCGCATGAATATGCAGGGCCCACTGCCACCACCGGGGTTAGTTCCAAGCCCAGCACCTCGTAATCTTCCCTCCCAGCCTCAGTTCAATGGTCCTGTACCTGGCACGCCCACACTGCCCTCTCCGAGGTTTAATCAGATGTATGGTGGTTTTCCCTCTCCTCGGTATAATGGTTTTGGACCACTAAACTCACCTACATCCCAGTTTGCTCCACCATCTCCTACTGGTTATCCGAACATGTTCTCTCCTAGATCACCGTACCCATTGCTATCACCAGGAGTTCAGTACCCTCAACCACTTACCCCAAACTTCTCCTTTTCACAACTAGCTCAATCAGAAAATCAAGGACCCGGTGCAGGAACAGGTCCTCCTCAGCCACCTCCTTCTCCAGGGCTCATGTACCCGTTATCCCCAGGGTTCTTCCCAAGTCCAAGATGGGGTAATTACTAG
- the LOC106341418 gene encoding uncharacterized protein LOC106341418 — translation MSLNCLTCHTLQRSDSDIDIVSFNDSNIKGKNVTSGYEKMVRNRTMLPAVRRVKMGHRRLYSADAVVYRDLDEPKLARSSGLRRDWSFEDLKKQRDEIKIGETIKE, via the coding sequence ATGAGCCTGAACTGCCTCACTTGCCACACCCTGCAAAGATCAGACTCGGACATAGACATAGTAAGCTTTAACGATTCAAACATTAAAGGAAAAAACGTAACGTCAGGATATGAAAAGATGGTAAGGAACCGAACAATGTTGCCAGCGGTGAGACGGGTCAAAATGGGACATCGTAGGCTCTACAGCGCAGACGCCGTGGTCTATAGGGATCTTGACGAGCCAAAGCTGGCAAGAAGCAGTGGGCTTAGAAGGGATTGGAGCTTTGAGGATCTAAAGAAACAAAGAGATGAGATAAAAATTGGGGAGACAATAAAGGAATAA